In Sphingomonas phyllosphaerae, one DNA window encodes the following:
- a CDS encoding M3 family metallopeptidase yields MRLPFAAVLLTAMTTAAAMPFAAAAQAAAPLPASNPFAQPSTLPFEAPPFDRIKDADYQPALEAGMAEQLAEVNNIVRVRSAPTFDNTIAALERSGRLLERAALAFYGVNGANTNDVLQKTQEVLAPKFAAHQDAIQLNPQLFARVRTLYDARQTLKLTPEQLQVLTLTYENMVRAGAKLSLADKTKLSALNAQLSTLETAFQQKLLAAAKAGALVVDDRAKLAGLSEAEIAAAADAAKERGLTGKYVLTLQNTTQQPALAALTDRSTREALFNASWTRAEKGDANDTRATISQLAELRAQKAKLLGFATWADYVLSDQMAKNPTTALGFMQQLGKPVAAEQRREAAELQQQIKAEGGTFPLKPWDWDLYSEKLRKAKYDLNQDELKPYFEINKVLTDGVFYAANQLYGITFKRRTDLPVYQPDVMVYEVSEENGTPIGLMYFDYWKRDNKNGGAWMSNFVNQSKLLGTKPVIYNVGNFTKPAAGQPALITFDDVTTMFHEFGHALHGLFANQTYPSVSGTNTARDFVEFPSQFNEHWALDPKVLPHYAVNRQGQVIPPALVAKIKRAATFNTGNSFGQALAAAELDMSWHSLPASAGRQDVNVFEPKALAATGLDTDDVPPRYRSSYFLHIWGNGYSAGYYAYQWTKMLDANAYAWFENHGGLTRANGQRFRDMILSKGHTEDYAPMFRAFNGKDPEVGPLLHDLGLNADGSRVAE; encoded by the coding sequence ACGACCGCTGCCGCCATGCCGTTCGCCGCCGCTGCGCAAGCCGCCGCGCCGTTGCCGGCCAGCAACCCCTTCGCCCAGCCGAGCACGCTGCCGTTCGAGGCGCCGCCGTTCGACCGCATCAAGGACGCCGACTATCAGCCGGCGCTCGAGGCCGGCATGGCCGAGCAGCTCGCCGAGGTGAACAACATCGTCCGCGTCCGCTCCGCGCCGACCTTCGACAACACGATCGCGGCGCTGGAGCGCTCGGGCCGGCTGCTGGAGCGTGCGGCGCTCGCCTTCTACGGCGTCAACGGCGCGAACACCAACGACGTGCTCCAGAAGACGCAGGAAGTGCTCGCGCCGAAGTTCGCGGCGCATCAGGACGCGATCCAGCTCAATCCGCAGCTTTTCGCGCGCGTCCGCACGCTGTACGACGCCCGCCAGACGCTGAAGCTGACGCCCGAGCAATTGCAGGTGCTGACGCTGACCTATGAGAATATGGTCCGCGCCGGTGCGAAGCTCTCGCTCGCCGACAAGACGAAGCTGAGCGCGCTCAATGCGCAGCTGTCGACATTGGAGACCGCGTTCCAGCAGAAGCTGCTCGCCGCTGCCAAGGCCGGCGCACTAGTCGTCGACGACCGCGCCAAGCTGGCCGGGCTGTCGGAGGCGGAGATCGCCGCGGCCGCCGATGCCGCCAAGGAGCGCGGGCTGACCGGCAAGTACGTCCTGACGCTTCAGAACACGACGCAACAGCCCGCGCTCGCCGCGCTGACCGATCGGTCGACGCGCGAGGCGCTGTTCAATGCCAGCTGGACCCGCGCTGAGAAGGGCGACGCCAACGATACCCGCGCGACGATCAGCCAGCTCGCCGAATTGCGCGCGCAGAAGGCGAAGCTGCTCGGCTTCGCAACCTGGGCCGATTACGTGCTGTCGGATCAGATGGCGAAGAACCCGACCACCGCGCTCGGCTTCATGCAACAGCTCGGCAAGCCGGTCGCCGCCGAACAGCGCCGCGAGGCCGCGGAGCTGCAGCAGCAGATCAAGGCCGAGGGCGGCACTTTCCCGCTCAAGCCATGGGACTGGGATCTCTATTCGGAGAAGCTGCGCAAGGCCAAGTACGACCTGAACCAGGACGAGCTGAAGCCCTATTTCGAGATCAACAAGGTGCTGACCGACGGCGTCTTCTACGCCGCCAATCAGCTGTACGGCATCACCTTCAAGCGTCGCACCGACCTGCCCGTCTACCAGCCCGACGTGATGGTCTATGAGGTGTCGGAGGAGAATGGCACGCCGATCGGGCTGATGTATTTCGATTACTGGAAGCGCGACAACAAGAACGGTGGCGCGTGGATGTCGAACTTCGTCAACCAGTCGAAGCTGCTCGGCACCAAGCCGGTGATCTACAACGTCGGCAATTTCACCAAGCCGGCGGCGGGACAGCCCGCGCTCATCACCTTTGACGACGTGACGACGATGTTCCACGAGTTCGGCCATGCGCTGCACGGCCTGTTCGCGAACCAGACCTATCCGTCGGTGTCGGGCACCAACACCGCGCGCGACTTCGTCGAATTCCCGTCGCAGTTCAACGAGCATTGGGCGCTCGATCCCAAGGTGCTGCCGCATTACGCGGTCAATCGTCAGGGGCAGGTGATCCCGCCCGCGCTGGTCGCCAAGATCAAGCGCGCCGCGACCTTCAACACCGGCAACAGCTTCGGCCAGGCGCTGGCGGCGGCGGAGCTCGACATGAGCTGGCATTCGCTGCCCGCCAGCGCCGGACGGCAGGACGTCAATGTGTTCGAGCCGAAGGCGCTCGCCGCGACCGGGCTCGACACCGACGACGTGCCGCCGCGTTACCGGTCGAGCTATTTCCTTCACATCTGGGGGAACGGCTATTCGGCGGGCTATTATGCCTATCAATGGACCAAGATGCTCGACGCCAATGCCTATGCATGGTTCGAGAATCACGGCGGGCTGACGCGCGCCAACGGCCAGCGCTTCCGCGACATGATCCTGTCGAAGGGCCATACCGAGGATTACGCGCCGATGTTCCGCGCCTTCAACGGCAAGGATCCCGAGGTGGGGCCGCTGCTCCACGACCTCGGGCTGAACGCCGACGGGAGCCGCGTCGCGGAGTAA